A single window of Anaerocolumna chitinilytica DNA harbors:
- the coaE gene encoding dephospho-CoA kinase (Dephospho-CoA kinase (CoaE) performs the final step in coenzyme A biosynthesis.): MKDLTGMKQNNEVMVIGLTGGIGSGKSEAARILVEDYNALLLNTDRIAHDFMEIGGISYKLIVEYFGEGILDEDRKIDRSRLGREVYQNSEKLRILNSFTHPYVMKYVRDRIEETKANASHSFVCVETALPKEAALQEFCDEIWYVTADREVREERLKNFRNFNKEKFDQVLLNQLTEEEYRQLSTHVLQNNDSLENLKDQIEELVQLLYGGYKG, encoded by the coding sequence ATGAAGGACCTAACTGGTATGAAGCAAAATAATGAGGTAATGGTAATCGGGTTAACCGGCGGCATCGGAAGCGGTAAATCAGAGGCCGCCAGAATACTGGTAGAGGATTATAATGCTCTTTTATTGAATACAGATCGTATTGCCCATGACTTTATGGAGATAGGCGGTATATCCTATAAATTGATTGTGGAATATTTTGGAGAGGGCATTTTGGATGAAGATAGAAAGATTGACAGGAGCAGGCTTGGAAGAGAAGTATATCAGAATTCGGAGAAGCTAAGAATTCTTAATTCCTTCACACATCCCTATGTTATGAAATATGTTCGGGACAGGATTGAAGAAACAAAAGCGAATGCCTCTCATTCTTTTGTCTGTGTGGAAACAGCTCTTCCAAAAGAAGCCGCCCTTCAGGAGTTTTGTGATGAGATCTGGTATGTCACTGCTGATAGGGAAGTAAGGGAAGAACGGCTTAAAAATTTCAGGAATTTTAACAAAGAAAAATTTGATCAGGTGTTATTGAATCAGCTTACAGAAGAAGAATATAGACAGTTGAGTACACATGTTTTACAAAACAATGATTCTCTGGAGAATTTAAAGGATCAGATAGAAGAATTAGTGCAGTTACTTTACGGAGGATACAAAGGATGA
- the polA gene encoding DNA polymerase I — protein MSKKIVLIDGHSILNRAFYALPALTNSEGLYTNGVLGFLNILFKILDEEKPEYLTIAFDVHQPTFRHEMFAEYKGTRKGMPEELRGQVPLLKEVLKAMKITILEKGGYEADDILGTLAVKAEKEGYQVSLVSGDRDLLQLATDKIKIRIPKTKKGGTEIENYNTQDVLEAYGVTPKEFIDLKALMGDTSDNIPGVPGIGEKTAAKIIMAFGSIENAYEHIDEVTPNKARESMINNKEQAYLSKILATIKTDCELDYKLEDCTYQDVFNEDAYNYFKRLELKSLLNRFSRANVSVTKEKEKEGTKFEVIEEKAKAQDILDAAIKASNGTTIGFYLACEEETAVLALSFEEKAWLILAQEQASEENLSLQDIKAGLAALISNKKSFATLHLKEQLPFLPEGLSEGIDDIVIGAYLLNPLQSTYEYDDIARDFLKITLPSQNEILGKGSLKEFLKNKKEESVAYYCNHALIAGKAMPLIREELKQKDMEELYDTIEMPLVYTLFDMEQRGIRVNKEGLKEYGDKLTVGIDRLEKEIYEKAGEVFNINSPKQLGVILFEKLHLPNGKKTKTGYSTSAEVLEKLQHDAPIVGKILEYRQLTKLKSTYADGLAAYIGEDGRIHGKFHQTIAATGRISSTEPNLQNIPIRMELGREIRKVFIPEEGYLFLDADYSQIELRVLAHMSGDERLIEAYKQNEDIHRITASLVFHTPFEEVTSEQRRSAKAVNFGIVYGISSFGLGQDLNISRKEAEDYINRYFDTYPGVKTFLDGLVSEGKTQGYVTTLFGRKRPIPELASSNFMTRSFGERVAMNSPIQGTAADIIKIAMIRVNDKLKALKLRSRLILQIHDELLIETATDEIETVRKLLQEEMQHAAELLVSLEVDVNEGPNWYEAK, from the coding sequence ATGAGTAAAAAGATTGTATTAATTGATGGACATAGTATATTAAACAGAGCATTTTATGCTCTCCCGGCACTGACGAATTCCGAAGGTTTATATACAAACGGGGTATTAGGATTTCTTAATATCTTATTTAAGATATTGGATGAAGAAAAGCCGGAGTACTTAACCATTGCCTTTGATGTACATCAGCCGACCTTTCGTCATGAGATGTTTGCAGAGTATAAAGGTACAAGAAAAGGTATGCCGGAAGAATTAAGAGGACAAGTTCCTTTATTGAAAGAAGTTCTAAAAGCAATGAAGATAACCATATTGGAAAAAGGCGGCTATGAGGCGGATGATATTCTCGGAACTCTTGCTGTAAAAGCAGAGAAAGAAGGTTATCAGGTATCATTGGTATCCGGAGACAGGGATTTGCTCCAATTGGCAACCGATAAGATTAAAATACGTATTCCCAAGACCAAAAAGGGAGGTACGGAAATTGAAAATTACAATACCCAAGATGTACTGGAAGCTTATGGCGTAACACCAAAGGAATTCATAGACCTGAAAGCCCTTATGGGGGACACCTCCGATAATATACCGGGAGTTCCTGGTATTGGAGAAAAAACAGCAGCCAAAATAATAATGGCTTTTGGCTCAATAGAGAATGCCTATGAGCATATAGATGAGGTGACTCCCAATAAAGCCAGAGAGTCCATGATAAACAACAAGGAGCAGGCATATCTAAGTAAGATTCTTGCTACCATAAAAACGGACTGTGAATTGGACTATAAGCTGGAAGATTGTACTTATCAGGATGTATTTAATGAGGATGCCTACAATTATTTTAAGAGACTAGAGCTTAAAAGCCTCTTAAATCGATTTTCACGTGCCAATGTATCTGTTACGAAGGAAAAGGAAAAAGAGGGAACAAAGTTCGAAGTAATAGAAGAAAAAGCAAAGGCACAGGATATCCTGGATGCGGCAATAAAAGCATCAAATGGCACCACAATAGGCTTTTATCTGGCGTGTGAGGAAGAGACTGCAGTATTGGCACTTTCTTTTGAGGAGAAAGCCTGGCTCATACTTGCACAGGAACAGGCGAGTGAGGAAAATTTGTCTCTGCAGGATATAAAAGCTGGCCTTGCCGCACTTATTTCCAATAAGAAATCCTTTGCTACCCTGCACTTAAAGGAACAGCTTCCCTTTTTGCCGGAAGGGTTAAGCGAAGGAATTGATGATATTGTTATTGGTGCTTATTTGTTAAATCCCTTGCAATCAACCTATGAATATGACGATATTGCCAGAGATTTTTTAAAGATTACACTGCCTTCACAGAATGAAATACTTGGGAAGGGGTCTCTGAAAGAATTCTTAAAGAACAAGAAAGAAGAAAGTGTTGCTTATTACTGTAATCATGCATTGATAGCAGGTAAAGCGATGCCGCTTATCAGAGAAGAACTAAAGCAAAAAGATATGGAAGAGCTTTATGATACCATAGAAATGCCTTTGGTTTACACGTTGTTCGATATGGAGCAAAGAGGAATAAGAGTTAATAAAGAGGGATTAAAAGAGTACGGAGACAAATTAACAGTTGGAATCGACCGCTTGGAAAAAGAGATCTATGAGAAAGCCGGAGAAGTATTTAATATCAACTCTCCGAAACAGTTAGGGGTCATCCTGTTTGAGAAGCTTCATTTACCGAATGGCAAGAAAACGAAGACTGGATACTCTACCTCTGCGGAAGTATTGGAGAAACTGCAGCATGATGCTCCTATCGTAGGAAAAATATTGGAATATCGGCAGCTGACTAAGCTAAAATCAACTTATGCAGATGGTTTAGCTGCCTATATCGGTGAAGATGGAAGGATACATGGAAAGTTCCATCAGACTATAGCTGCTACCGGACGTATCAGCAGTACAGAGCCGAATCTTCAGAATATCCCTATACGTATGGAGCTAGGCAGGGAAATCAGGAAGGTATTTATACCGGAAGAGGGTTATTTGTTCCTGGATGCGGATTATTCCCAAATTGAGCTGAGAGTCCTGGCTCACATGTCAGGAGATGAAAGACTGATAGAAGCCTATAAGCAGAATGAGGATATACATCGGATTACAGCTTCTCTGGTATTCCATACACCTTTTGAAGAAGTTACTTCCGAACAAAGGCGCAGTGCGAAGGCTGTTAATTTTGGGATAGTTTATGGAATCAGCTCTTTCGGGCTGGGACAAGACCTGAATATATCCAGAAAAGAAGCGGAAGATTATATTAACAGATATTTTGATACCTATCCCGGTGTAAAGACCTTCCTGGATGGCCTGGTAAGTGAAGGTAAAACCCAGGGGTATGTCACAACCTTATTCGGCAGAAAGAGACCGATACCAGAACTTGCCTCTTCGAATTTTATGACCCGCTCTTTTGGTGAGAGAGTGGCTATGAATTCACCGATTCAAGGAACGGCAGCAGATATTATTAAAATTGCAATGATACGAGTAAATGATAAGTTAAAGGCATTGAAGCTTCGTTCAAGGCTCATATTACAGATCCATGATGAACTTTTAATTGAAACTGCCACAGACGAAATAGAAACCGTAAGGAAACTATTGCAGGAGGAAATGCAGCATGCGGCTGAATTGCTCGTATCCTTAGAGGTGGACGTAAATGAAGGACCTAACTGGTATGAAGCAAAATAA
- a CDS encoding anti-sigma factor family protein produces MNCIEVQRLMMPFIDNKLSIEQLEEFMEHIKSCPDCMEELEVHYILLTGMRRLDADKELSDNFHEDFVEILHENEEKLIHNKFSHIRKRIILILIISIAAIASSFHIGEYVVQDVLKEEPKNSNYLAQDLFFADFYGYRQQDISNIPGGLFTGQIMSQLDSIYDYLIVKDEDGAKRLKEKFPEHFDSTGPYLR; encoded by the coding sequence ATGAACTGCATTGAAGTTCAAAGGCTTATGATGCCTTTTATAGACAACAAATTAAGCATAGAGCAGCTGGAAGAATTTATGGAACATATCAAGTCCTGTCCTGATTGTATGGAGGAGCTTGAAGTGCATTATATTCTGCTGACCGGTATGAGACGTTTGGATGCGGACAAGGAACTCTCAGATAACTTCCACGAGGATTTCGTTGAAATACTTCATGAGAATGAAGAAAAACTCATTCATAATAAGTTTTCTCATATCAGGAAGCGGATTATTTTAATACTTATCATATCGATAGCTGCAATCGCCTCCAGTTTTCATATAGGTGAATATGTGGTACAGGATGTGCTAAAGGAAGAACCCAAGAACAGTAATTATCTTGCACAAGATTTGTTTTTTGCGGACTTTTATGGTTACAGACAGCAAGATATAAGCAATATACCCGGAGGATTGTTTACCGGACAGATAATGTCTCAGTTAGATAGTATCTATGATTATCTTATTGTAAAAGATGAAGATGGGGCAAAAAGATTAAAAGAAAAATTTCCGGAGCATTTTGACAGCACCGGCCCCTATTTGAGATAA
- a CDS encoding MFS transporter produces the protein MKENLRSIIKELKTFFILWITQALSGLGSSMTSFSLVIWSYQQKGSALSTSLLSVCSYLPYVLFSIFAGAISDKWDKKKILILSDSFAALSTVIVLILLKTGHLEIWHLYLLNAFNGLMNTVQRPAADVTMSLLIPKKHYQKTSGMRSLSNSLVTLLAPVLATAILTLSSMDVIIIIDLLTFIIAFISLLMFVKIPKLPSSLSDTAESFGREIKYGLRYLKDNRGIFDLILFLAVINFIASIYNAALPAMLLSRKGGGENVLGFVNTCTGIATLAGSILMTFMPAPKSRVKIIYYSLLFSMSTENFILAFGRNGIVWCLGAIAGWIFIPVMGANMDVIIRMKIPVEIQGRVYATRNTLQFFTIPIGYLFGGLLVDRLFEPFMKLQPADSLWIKLFGSGKGSGAAVLFLIIGIAGTVVCLIFRKNRHIWQLEKEDTEDSSNSIAV, from the coding sequence ATGAAAGAAAACTTAAGAAGTATAATAAAGGAATTAAAGACATTTTTCATATTATGGATTACCCAGGCTTTATCAGGATTGGGCAGTTCGATGACAAGTTTTTCATTAGTTATATGGTCCTACCAACAGAAGGGGTCAGCACTATCTACTTCCTTACTTTCGGTGTGTTCCTATTTGCCCTATGTACTGTTTAGTATTTTTGCAGGTGCAATCAGTGATAAATGGGATAAAAAGAAGATATTAATACTTAGTGACAGCTTTGCTGCATTGAGTACGGTCATAGTGCTGATTTTATTAAAGACAGGACACCTTGAAATCTGGCACTTATATCTGCTGAATGCATTCAATGGTTTGATGAATACCGTTCAGCGGCCGGCAGCTGATGTAACCATGAGCCTTCTGATACCCAAAAAACATTATCAGAAGACCAGCGGTATGCGTTCTTTATCAAACTCGCTGGTTACTTTATTAGCCCCGGTATTGGCTACTGCCATACTGACCTTAAGCAGTATGGATGTTATTATCATTATTGATTTATTAACATTCATTATCGCTTTTATTTCCTTGCTTATGTTTGTTAAAATCCCAAAGCTTCCTTCCAGCCTTTCGGATACAGCGGAAAGCTTTGGCCGGGAGATAAAGTACGGATTAAGGTATTTGAAAGACAATCGTGGTATTTTTGATTTGATACTGTTTCTCGCAGTTATTAATTTTATTGCATCTATTTACAATGCGGCACTTCCGGCTATGCTGCTCTCACGAAAAGGGGGAGGAGAAAATGTCCTTGGATTTGTCAATACCTGTACAGGAATTGCTACTTTAGCGGGCAGTATACTGATGACATTTATGCCTGCACCAAAGAGCCGTGTAAAAATTATATATTATTCATTGCTTTTTTCGATGAGTACCGAAAACTTCATTTTAGCTTTTGGCAGGAATGGGATTGTCTGGTGTCTGGGAGCAATCGCCGGATGGATCTTTATTCCGGTAATGGGAGCTAATATGGATGTGATTATTAGAATGAAAATTCCGGTAGAAATTCAGGGAAGAGTATATGCAACCAGAAATACACTGCAGTTTTTTACGATTCCTATCGGCTATTTGTTTGGCGGATTATTAGTAGACCGTTTATTTGAACCATTTATGAAACTGCAGCCGGCTGACAGTCTTTGGATTAAGCTGTTCGGCAGTGGCAAGGGTTCAGGTGCGGCAGTATTATTTCTGATTATTGGAATAGCAGGAACAGTGGTGTGTCTGATTTTTCGAAAGAATAGACATATATGGCAGTTAGAAAAAGAAGATACAGAAGATAGCAGCAACTCTATTGCTGTATAA
- a CDS encoding aspartate ammonia-lyase, whose amino-acid sequence MEDLYNTPQQEMFIGVESKKAVSNFALNYKKTNIRLIYAVVNIKKAAAKTYLKLKVGNDGVYEAVIKACDSILAGRYQEQFVVDALSGGAGTSVNMNVNEVLAHLAETIWQEEKNKKITIHPLDDVNRGQSTNDVYPTALRIASIELLRELSQSCARLQQALQLKEREYEGIRKLGRTELMDAIPITLGEEFGAYAQAIARDRWRLYKVEERLRQVNLGGTAVGNSSNAERKYRFMVIEELRDITGMGLAAAEYPMDITQNNDVFVEVSGLLKALAVNLMKISGDLRLMNSGPFGGIGEIRLKALQAGSTIMPGKVNPVIPEMVTQVAMKVIANDSAITMAASRGEFELNAFLPLIADCLLESLSLLERAVSLFQEKCIELLEPDKDRCEALLEGSYAFATAYTRILGYDRVSEIIEQYKGDPAAIKNILEAEAGS is encoded by the coding sequence ATGGAAGATTTATATAATACCCCCCAGCAGGAAATGTTTATTGGAGTAGAAAGTAAAAAAGCAGTCTCTAACTTTGCCTTGAACTACAAGAAAACAAATATTCGGCTTATATATGCTGTTGTAAATATTAAAAAGGCAGCAGCTAAGACTTATCTAAAGCTAAAGGTTGGAAATGATGGGGTATACGAAGCTGTCATAAAGGCTTGTGACAGTATTCTTGCCGGTAGATATCAGGAGCAGTTTGTAGTTGATGCACTTTCCGGAGGAGCAGGTACTTCAGTTAATATGAATGTCAATGAAGTGCTAGCACACCTGGCAGAAACCATATGGCAGGAAGAGAAGAACAAGAAAATAACTATTCATCCCTTGGATGATGTAAATAGAGGGCAGTCGACGAATGATGTTTATCCCACAGCTCTGCGTATTGCCTCCATTGAATTGCTTCGGGAATTAAGCCAGTCTTGTGCAAGGCTACAGCAGGCTCTTCAATTAAAGGAAAGAGAGTACGAAGGTATAAGGAAGCTTGGCAGGACAGAATTAATGGATGCAATTCCTATTACCTTGGGAGAAGAGTTCGGAGCCTATGCCCAGGCCATTGCAAGGGACCGCTGGAGGCTGTATAAGGTGGAAGAGAGACTGCGCCAGGTTAACCTGGGAGGAACTGCAGTGGGAAACTCCAGCAATGCAGAAAGAAAGTACCGCTTCATGGTCATAGAAGAACTCAGAGATATTACTGGGATGGGACTTGCGGCAGCTGAATATCCTATGGATATTACTCAAAATAATGATGTATTCGTAGAAGTGTCCGGATTGTTAAAAGCCTTGGCAGTAAATCTTATGAAGATATCCGGTGATTTAAGACTTATGAATTCCGGTCCCTTCGGAGGGATTGGAGAGATACGTTTAAAAGCACTTCAGGCAGGCAGTACTATCATGCCGGGGAAAGTAAATCCTGTTATTCCGGAAATGGTAACACAGGTTGCGATGAAAGTAATAGCAAATGATTCTGCCATTACGATGGCAGCTTCCAGAGGGGAATTTGAGTTGAATGCATTTCTACCCTTAATTGCGGATTGTTTGTTAGAAAGTCTGTCCTTACTTGAGAGGGCCGTCAGTCTCTTTCAGGAGAAATGTATAGAACTGCTGGAACCGGACAAAGACAGGTGCGAGGCACTGCTGGAAGGTTCCTATGCATTTGCTACTGCTTATACCAGAATCCTGGGATATGATAGGGTAAGTGAAATAATAGAGCAGTATAAAGGTGATCCCGCTGCCATTAAAAACATCTTAGAGGCGGAAGCAGGCAGTTAA
- the hydF gene encoding [FeFe] hydrogenase H-cluster maturation GTPase HydF has protein sequence MGLNETPSSDRVHIGFFGKRNAGKSSLVNKITGQELSVVSEFKGTTTDPVYKAMELLPMGPVMIIDTPGIDDEGSLGELRVRKTRQVLNKTDVAILIVDATTGISNSDEELITLFGEKNIPYLIVYNKVDLLTEEASPDKSNEIYVSAITGKNIEALKEKIAILAPVEDNKLRIVGDIIHPSDFIVLVVPIDKAAPKGRLILPQQQTIRDILESDATAIVVKEYELKETLENLGKKPSLVITDSQVFAKVSADTPRDIPLTSFSILFARYKGLLQEAVKGVAALEQLTDGDTILICEGCTHHRQCDDIGTVKLPRWIKNYTGKEFQFAFTSGGQFPEDLSPYKLIVHCGGCMITEREVKYRQKCSIDQQVPITNYGILIAYMQGILKRSLEVFPAILEELNQEY, from the coding sequence ATGGGATTAAATGAAACACCCTCCTCTGACAGGGTGCATATTGGGTTTTTCGGTAAGAGGAATGCAGGCAAATCAAGCCTTGTAAATAAAATCACCGGGCAGGAACTATCAGTGGTGTCTGAATTCAAAGGTACTACTACAGATCCTGTATATAAAGCAATGGAGTTGCTACCAATGGGTCCTGTGATGATAATCGACACTCCAGGAATTGATGACGAAGGTTCCTTAGGAGAACTTAGAGTCAGAAAGACCAGGCAGGTATTAAATAAAACGGATGTTGCAATTCTTATAGTAGATGCAACTACCGGAATTAGCAATTCGGATGAAGAATTAATTACACTTTTCGGAGAAAAAAATATTCCATATCTTATTGTGTATAATAAAGTGGATTTATTAACAGAGGAAGCGTCTCCCGATAAGTCAAATGAAATTTATGTTAGCGCTATTACAGGAAAAAATATAGAAGCATTGAAAGAAAAAATTGCAATTTTAGCTCCCGTAGAAGATAATAAACTTCGAATTGTTGGAGATATTATACATCCTTCTGACTTCATAGTTTTGGTTGTACCTATTGATAAAGCAGCACCAAAAGGCAGATTGATTTTACCTCAACAGCAGACAATAAGAGATATTTTAGAGTCCGATGCCACCGCTATTGTGGTAAAGGAATATGAGTTGAAGGAAACCTTAGAGAATTTGGGAAAGAAGCCAAGTTTGGTTATAACAGACAGTCAGGTCTTCGCTAAAGTATCAGCAGACACACCAAGAGATATTCCCTTAACGTCCTTCTCCATCCTTTTTGCAAGGTATAAAGGGCTTCTTCAGGAAGCAGTAAAGGGAGTGGCAGCCCTGGAACAACTTACAGATGGTGACACCATATTAATATGTGAAGGCTGTACCCATCACAGACAATGTGATGATATCGGAACGGTAAAGCTGCCAAGATGGATTAAGAATTATACGGGCAAAGAATTTCAGTTCGCTTTTACTTCCGGAGGACAATTCCCGGAGGACTTAAGCCCATATAAACTTATCGTTCACTGCGGAGGCTGTATGATTACAGAACGAGAAGTAAAATACCGTCAAAAATGCAGTATAGATCAACAGGTTCCAATAACGAATTATGGTATTCTCATAGCTTATATGCAAGGAATATTAAAACGCAGTTTGGAAGTCTTCCCGGCTATACTAGAAGAACTAAATCAGGAATATTAA
- a CDS encoding 3-oxoacyl-[acyl-carrier-protein] synthase III C-terminal domain-containing protein — protein sequence MIHIKIRDIAVSQGYYISDHIKNKKIISEKAQGNVVVEEIVDKSEKYSSIRYNWQNTIMLSLDAIQELFFKTDLSGADMDMIVLSSQLPEYVTPATSVKIHNAIGGKKECICYDVNSNGCGMTLAFDQISKYMSVSSNIKRALLIGCDYIDMNKNNLGDAACAVILERTEDECGVYDSLSLVRTEDNDGYHFPYGGFSNLLMIKEGADFKFSFVGKKAHIMDVAEESIYEILSRNNLGINDINMFCFSQNNREGLERIRERLYIDAVNSPYIGDIYGDTGTSSPFIALYEMWENQQIKRGDYFILCAFGSGTQTITLLCKF from the coding sequence ATGATACATATTAAGATCAGAGATATCGCAGTAAGTCAGGGATACTATATTTCCGACCATATCAAAAATAAAAAGATTATTTCTGAAAAGGCACAAGGAAATGTGGTGGTTGAAGAAATAGTGGATAAAAGTGAAAAATACAGCAGTATCAGGTATAATTGGCAGAATACAATTATGCTTTCTTTAGATGCAATACAGGAACTGTTCTTTAAAACCGATTTGTCCGGTGCTGACATGGATATGATTGTATTGTCCAGTCAATTGCCGGAATATGTGACACCTGCAACATCTGTGAAAATCCATAATGCTATCGGCGGTAAAAAAGAATGCATCTGTTACGATGTTAATTCCAATGGCTGTGGTATGACTCTTGCCTTTGATCAAATATCAAAATATATGTCGGTAAGCTCAAACATAAAGAGGGCACTCTTAATTGGATGTGATTATATAGATATGAATAAAAATAACTTAGGAGATGCAGCCTGTGCTGTAATCCTTGAAAGAACAGAAGATGAATGCGGAGTATATGATTCTTTGAGTCTTGTAAGAACAGAAGATAATGATGGATATCATTTCCCTTACGGCGGTTTTTCTAATCTGCTTATGATTAAAGAAGGAGCAGACTTCAAGTTCTCTTTTGTAGGAAAGAAAGCACATATCATGGATGTTGCAGAGGAATCAATTTATGAGATACTAAGTCGCAACAACCTTGGAATAAATGATATTAATATGTTCTGCTTTTCTCAGAATAACCGAGAGGGTCTTGAGCGTATTCGGGAGAGACTATATATAGATGCGGTGAATAGCCCATATATTGGAGATATATATGGTGATACAGGAACCAGCAGCCCCTTTATTGCTCTTTACGAGATGTGGGAGAACCAGCAGATCAAGCGTGGTGATTATTTTATCCTATGTGCATTCGGGAGCGGTACCCAGACCATAACATTACTTTGTAAATTTTAA
- a CDS encoding endolytic transglycosylase MltG, which translates to MNLKYYIRGIGVGILFTAVVMSVAFHIFPNKKLTDAQIKERATELGMVEKTADGSLNDLLTTPTEAPTTTPAPTDTPAPTDTPTPTDTPASTKTPASEDTSKEGNSKDTSNASGAIEINITQGMTSEQVSKLLKEKGIIEDSAAFSQYLVINNYTKSIKIGKFQLKAFTTYKDIVNLIIDK; encoded by the coding sequence ATGAACTTAAAATATTATATAAGAGGGATAGGTGTTGGAATACTTTTTACTGCTGTTGTTATGTCTGTTGCATTTCATATATTTCCAAATAAAAAACTAACCGATGCACAAATCAAAGAGCGGGCTACAGAACTCGGAATGGTAGAAAAGACAGCAGACGGGTCACTAAATGATTTACTTACGACTCCTACAGAGGCCCCTACAACTACCCCTGCACCAACAGATACTCCTGCACCAACGGACACCCCAACACCAACAGATACTCCTGCTTCTACAAAGACCCCGGCTTCTGAAGATACCTCAAAGGAAGGGAATTCCAAGGATACCAGTAATGCCTCAGGTGCCATCGAAATAAATATTACCCAAGGTATGACTTCAGAACAGGTATCAAAGCTTTTAAAGGAAAAAGGAATTATTGAAGACTCAGCTGCTTTCAGTCAATACTTGGTGATTAACAATTATACAAAAAGTATAAAAATAGGGAAGTTTCAGTTGAAGGCATTTACGACATACAAAGATATTGTGAATTTAATTATCGACAAATAA
- a CDS encoding DUF6115 domain-containing protein: protein MEAIAIILVIAGLAAIIISCFMVDKTDKNNGFIPSTVLNQTVGEVSNELLTKELRQKFDEACQETSEGYLFKLENQLSQLSNEKIIAVHDFSEQILEKIKHNHEEVIFLYNMLGEKEEELKTFLKNADRQKKVLEENIHQPARTEKKEEKTEKTVGARDLPARELQAPDNPEAGNNSNQKILELYSNGFSIVDISRTLEIGQGEVKLVVDLYRQKQQ from the coding sequence ATGGAAGCGATAGCAATTATCCTTGTTATAGCAGGACTTGCAGCGATAATAATCAGTTGTTTTATGGTGGATAAAACCGATAAGAACAATGGATTTATTCCTTCAACTGTCCTGAATCAAACAGTGGGCGAAGTCAGTAATGAACTTCTTACGAAGGAGTTGAGACAGAAATTTGACGAGGCTTGTCAGGAGACTTCAGAGGGATATTTATTTAAACTGGAGAATCAATTAAGTCAGCTTTCCAATGAGAAAATCATAGCAGTTCATGACTTTTCAGAACAAATATTAGAGAAGATTAAGCACAATCATGAAGAAGTGATATTTCTTTATAATATGCTTGGTGAAAAGGAAGAAGAGCTCAAAACATTCCTAAAAAATGCAGACAGGCAGAAAAAAGTATTGGAAGAAAATATTCACCAGCCTGCCAGGACGGAAAAGAAGGAAGAGAAGACAGAGAAGACTGTTGGGGCAAGAGATTTACCGGCGAGGGAATTACAAGCCCCAGATAATCCTGAAGCAGGAAATAATTCCAATCAAAAAATATTGGAACTGTACTCCAATGGATTTTCTATTGTAGATATCTCACGAACTTTAGAAATCGGACAGGGTGAAGTAAAGCTTGTAGTCGACCTGTACAGACAAAAACAACAGTAA